From a single Pseudalkalibacillus hwajinpoensis genomic region:
- a CDS encoding recombinase family protein encodes MLIGYARVSKGLQNLDLQSDALTQHGCAKIFHDKMSGTKKQRPGLEEVLQYARKGDTIVVWRLDRLGRNMHDLIQIVNSLNERGIGFHSLQENITMDKSNATGQLMFHLFAAFAEFERNLIEERSAAGRAAAKARGRLGGRPEKYGLKDIEMMKALIESGTPIKDVAEKWGVSRTTIYRYLEKQ; translated from the coding sequence GTGTTAATTGGATATGCACGTGTGTCAAAAGGATTACAAAATTTGGATTTACAATCAGATGCTTTAACGCAACACGGTTGTGCGAAAATTTTTCATGATAAAATGAGTGGTACAAAAAAACAACGTCCCGGTTTAGAAGAAGTACTTCAGTATGCACGTAAAGGCGATACAATTGTTGTTTGGCGATTGGACCGACTAGGACGTAACATGCACGATTTGATTCAAATTGTGAACAGCTTAAATGAACGAGGTATTGGCTTTCATAGTCTACAAGAAAACATAACAATGGACAAAAGCAATGCGACAGGGCAATTAATGTTTCACTTGTTCGCAGCGTTTGCGGAATTTGAACGTAATTTGATTGAGGAGCGCTCTGCTGCTGGACGAGCAGCCGCAAAAGCACGTGGGCGTCTAGGTGGACGCCCGGAGAAGTATGGATTAAAAGATATTGAAATGATGAAAGCTTTAATTGAAAGTGGCACACCGATTAAAGATGTTGCGGAAAAGTGGGGTGTGTCTCGCACTACGATTTATCGCTATTTAGAAAAACAGTAA